The Paraphotobacterium marinum genome contains a region encoding:
- the ispE gene encoding 4-(cytidine 5'-diphospho)-2-C-methyl-D-erythritol kinase, translating to MYSKSVTLRCPAKLNLFLNINKRYDNGYHELQTLFQMIDVEDEITFKFNSSKTLNFKSNLPELSNSDNLIIKSIQLIERTFNLEPIGLDIYLKKNIPIGGGLGGGSSNAATTLLFLDTFLNLRLSQDQLIDLGRNLGADVPFFILGENAIGEGIGEKLTPVKLPNPFYIVIKPNQSVSTAQIFNHTKLKRDTPKKISLS from the coding sequence ATGTATAGCAAATCAGTAACTCTTAGATGCCCAGCTAAACTTAATTTATTTCTAAACATCAATAAACGATATGATAATGGATATCATGAGTTACAAACTCTTTTTCAAATGATTGATGTAGAGGATGAAATTACTTTCAAATTTAATTCAAGCAAGACTTTGAATTTTAAATCTAACCTACCTGAATTATCTAATTCTGATAATTTAATTATCAAATCAATACAATTAATTGAAAGAACTTTTAATCTAGAGCCAATAGGATTAGATATCTATCTCAAAAAAAATATTCCAATTGGTGGGGGGCTAGGTGGCGGCTCCTCTAATGCAGCAACCACACTATTGTTTTTGGATACATTTTTAAATTTGAGATTGAGTCAGGATCAATTAATTGACCTTGGCAGAAATTTAGGTGCCGATGTTCCTTTTTTTATCTTAGGAGAGAATGCCATTGGAGAAGGTATAGGAGAAAAACTTACACCAGTAAAGCTCCCTAATCCTTTTTATATTGTAATAAAACCAAATCAATCTGTATCAACTGCTCAAATATTCAATCATACAAAATTAAAAAGAGATACTCCTAAAAAAATATCACTCAGCTAA